Proteins found in one Polyangiaceae bacterium genomic segment:
- a CDS encoding trypsin-like serine protease, with product MKRSLLVAPILLLAAVGCSASGSEPSGRVVTSQQSIQGGQADPDHLYVLGMYMQVGKYGGAMCSGTLIAPNLVLTARHCIAPSLGSTDYVVCGQSGFGSPYSGNNVYVTDDISVSQQSDWYQGADVRVPDAGNDTCGYDVALVILKDSLPIAPAVPRIDQEVQPGEAYSAIGYGSTGSGYGGSRMILSNLTVQCAGETCPSYSGVQSTEWGGDTGVCSGDSGGPALDKDSKVIGVVSRGLQGCESPTYGAVWVWRDWIIQTALEAAEKGGYEPPFWALSGKSDPEEPPVDPGGGAAGASSNDPQGAACTGSQDCASGYVCYSPTGSTTDGYCTATCDANTACAGGLSCDANGICLAPSNGADAGSNGGGCTVAYGDERGPVKPVPWIVGLGVAGLAVLRRRRRR from the coding sequence ATGAAGCGCTCGCTCCTCGTCGCTCCGATCCTTCTTCTTGCTGCTGTTGGCTGCAGCGCTTCTGGCAGCGAGCCTTCCGGTCGGGTGGTGACGAGCCAGCAGAGCATTCAAGGCGGCCAGGCGGATCCGGATCATCTGTACGTGCTGGGCATGTACATGCAGGTTGGCAAGTACGGCGGCGCCATGTGCTCCGGCACTCTGATTGCCCCGAATCTGGTGCTCACGGCACGCCACTGCATCGCGCCGTCTCTCGGCAGCACGGACTACGTGGTGTGCGGCCAGTCCGGTTTCGGTAGCCCATACAGCGGAAACAACGTCTACGTCACGGACGACATCTCCGTGTCCCAGCAGTCCGACTGGTACCAGGGGGCGGACGTGCGGGTGCCGGATGCGGGCAACGACACCTGCGGCTACGACGTCGCGCTCGTCATCCTCAAGGACTCGCTGCCCATCGCGCCGGCGGTGCCGCGCATCGATCAAGAGGTGCAGCCGGGAGAGGCATACTCCGCCATTGGCTACGGAAGCACGGGCTCCGGCTACGGCGGCTCGCGCATGATCCTTTCGAACCTCACGGTGCAGTGCGCGGGGGAGACGTGCCCGAGCTACTCCGGAGTGCAGTCCACGGAGTGGGGCGGGGACACCGGCGTGTGCTCCGGGGATTCCGGCGGCCCGGCGCTGGACAAGGACAGCAAGGTCATTGGCGTCGTATCCCGTGGGCTCCAAGGCTGTGAGAGCCCCACGTATGGCGCCGTGTGGGTGTGGCGCGACTGGATCATCCAGACGGCCCTCGAGGCAGCAGAGAAGGGTGGCTACGAGCCGCCGTTCTGGGCGCTGTCCGGCAAGAGCGATCCGGAAGAGCCGCCGGTGGATCCCGGGGGCGGCGCTGCGGGCGCTTCCTCCAACGATCCGCAGGGCGCCGCGTGCACCGGTTCGCAGGACTGCGCCAGCGGCTACGTGTGCTACTCGCCGACCGGGTCGACCACGGACGGCTACTGTACCGCCACGTGTGATGCGAACACCGCGTGCGCGGGCGGGCTCAGCTGCGATGCCAACGGCATTTGTCTTGCGCCGTCCAATGGCGCGGACGCCGGCAGCAATGGCGGCGGGTGTACCGTCGCGTATGGCGACGAGCGAGGACCGGTGAAGCCGGTGCCGTGGATCGTTGGTCTCGGCGTGGCCGGCCTCGCCGTGCTGCGACGTCGTCGCCGCCGCTAG
- a CDS encoding SRPBCC domain-containing protein: MPTFHLLQPVRAPRSVVWHACSDALGLAAWQADEVSGDVERGARLTFRWPSLGAEIEVKVIDIEHGERVVFGWGDRRVTLTLSDGGVALAHSALPYGDEYAGTGSSWALSLANLAHYCEHHARRPRVVHWLISRARTDNETAHVFFSDDSALGAWLGKGNGIGPAGSDYRLELSPDHTLSGRVLAHTPDRDVLLSWSEDDDSTLSLRTLPSPLSDDEITVALTWSRWSDKPALPGAWIALSAAHQRLVTLLDGSADA; this comes from the coding sequence ATGCCGACGTTCCATCTCCTGCAACCCGTACGCGCGCCCCGCAGCGTGGTGTGGCACGCGTGCAGCGACGCCTTGGGACTCGCAGCGTGGCAGGCGGACGAAGTGAGCGGCGACGTCGAGCGCGGAGCTCGACTGACTTTTCGCTGGCCGTCCCTCGGGGCCGAGATCGAAGTGAAAGTGATCGACATCGAGCACGGCGAACGCGTGGTGTTCGGTTGGGGCGATCGCCGAGTGACGCTGACGCTCTCCGACGGCGGCGTGGCACTAGCGCACTCTGCCCTGCCCTACGGCGACGAGTACGCCGGGACCGGCTCTTCCTGGGCGCTGTCCCTCGCGAACCTCGCCCACTACTGCGAGCACCACGCCCGCCGGCCGCGGGTGGTGCACTGGCTGATATCGCGGGCTCGCACGGACAACGAGACCGCCCACGTCTTCTTCAGCGACGATAGCGCTCTCGGTGCCTGGTTGGGCAAGGGCAACGGCATTGGGCCGGCAGGCTCGGACTATCGACTGGAGCTGTCGCCCGACCACACCCTCAGCGGCCGTGTGCTGGCTCACACGCCGGATCGAGACGTACTGCTTTCCTGGAGCGAGGACGACGACTCCACCCTGAGCCTGCGCACGCTCCCGAGCCCGCTGTCGGACGACGAAATCACCGTGGCCCTCACCTGGTCACGCTGGAGCGACAAACCCGCGCTGCCCGGAGCGTGGATTGCCCTGTCCGCGGCCCATCAGCGCTTGGTCACGCTGCTGGACGGCTCCGCGGACGCCTGA
- a CDS encoding protein-L-isoaspartate(D-aspartate) O-methyltransferase has product MTYSKERARLAQRVAENVPGCDPRILEAIAAVPRHEFLPQAEWDAAYDDRALPIGEGQTISQPSMIAIMLQALQCPAGGRALEVGAGCGYAAALLAALAREVHAVEIRPALAERARATLARLGIDNVTIHVRDGSGGLPEHAPYDAVLVSAAPRSVPPALAEQLAVGGRLAVPVGDDWSQRLLVAERPATGELEWRESVPCMFVPLVVE; this is encoded by the coding sequence GTGACGTACTCCAAGGAACGCGCGCGACTGGCACAGCGGGTGGCCGAGAACGTGCCGGGTTGCGACCCACGCATTCTCGAAGCCATCGCCGCCGTCCCGCGCCACGAGTTCTTGCCGCAGGCGGAATGGGACGCTGCCTACGACGATCGGGCGTTGCCCATTGGTGAGGGTCAGACCATCAGCCAGCCATCGATGATCGCGATAATGCTGCAGGCCCTACAGTGCCCCGCAGGGGGCCGCGCGCTGGAGGTCGGGGCCGGATGTGGATACGCCGCAGCGCTGCTGGCAGCGCTGGCTCGGGAGGTCCACGCCGTGGAGATTCGACCCGCCCTGGCGGAACGAGCACGCGCGACACTGGCGCGGCTGGGGATCGACAACGTCACGATCCACGTACGGGACGGGAGTGGTGGCCTGCCTGAGCACGCACCCTACGACGCCGTCTTGGTCAGCGCTGCGCCGCGCAGCGTGCCGCCGGCGTTGGCAGAGCAGCTGGCAGTCGGAGGACGTTTGGCTGTTCCCGTCGGCGACGACTGGTCCCAGCGTTTGCTCGTCGCCGAGCGACCTGCCACCGGCGAGCTCGAGTGGCGCGAGAGCGTGCCCTGCATGTTCGTGCCGCTGGTGGTGGAGTAG
- a CDS encoding YqgE/AlgH family protein yields MTSVLAPGLLVAAPPLGDPNFDRSVVLLAAHGPEGAFGWIINGRDVMTLPELLVRAEVTSEHLDLPGSVRVGGPVSPEQVWLVYRTEERLEGLEGQFEVGEGITASASRKVLEAVAEGVHPKSIVGLVGYAGWAPMQLEDEIRAGAWLPTDLHADLLFDVSREDAWAAAYARAGTTPIAFTTRTVGSA; encoded by the coding sequence GTGACGTCGGTCCTCGCTCCCGGACTTCTCGTCGCGGCGCCGCCGCTGGGTGATCCGAACTTCGATCGCTCGGTGGTGCTGCTGGCGGCTCATGGTCCCGAAGGCGCTTTCGGATGGATCATCAACGGACGAGACGTGATGACCCTACCGGAGCTCTTGGTGCGAGCCGAGGTCACCTCGGAGCATCTGGACCTGCCGGGTAGCGTGCGCGTGGGCGGCCCGGTGTCCCCCGAGCAGGTGTGGCTGGTGTACCGCACGGAAGAGCGGCTCGAGGGGTTGGAAGGGCAGTTCGAGGTCGGCGAGGGCATCACCGCATCCGCCTCGCGCAAGGTGCTCGAAGCCGTCGCGGAAGGGGTGCATCCCAAGAGTATCGTCGGCTTGGTGGGCTACGCCGGTTGGGCCCCCATGCAGCTGGAGGACGAGATCCGCGCTGGGGCTTGGCTGCCGACGGACCTGCACGCCGATCTGTTGTTCGACGTGTCGCGGGAAGACGCCTGGGCGGCAGCGTACGCGCGGGCCGGCACCACGCCCATCGCGTTCACGACGCGCACCGTCGGCTCCGCTTGA
- the amrB gene encoding AmmeMemoRadiSam system protein B codes for MPRSSARERARTSCSSSPFCQAGAFGSRAYTRPVSDLRAPAVAGRFYPGEPARMNAMLQEMLQPRAEPPEAARVVVAPHAGWVYSGAIAGEVYARVRVPKRVVVMCPNHTGMGVRRSIWVSGRWQLPGGDVIVDRELAEHVRDHAELEEDHLAHLREHAVEVQLPFLRALNPDVLVVPVVLSQLSLRDCHQVGRGLARAIREVGLDDVLVVASTDMSHYISAEQARRRDTLALERLLALDPDGLFEVVRREDISMCGYIPTTVALVAALELGASHAELVRYGNSGDVSGDYEAVVGYAGAVVV; via the coding sequence ATGCCGCGCAGCAGTGCACGAGAGCGAGCGCGCACTTCCTGTTCCAGTTCACCGTTCTGCCAAGCTGGCGCCTTCGGGAGCCGGGCGTACACTCGCCCCGTGAGCGATCTCAGAGCACCAGCGGTGGCCGGGAGATTCTATCCCGGAGAGCCCGCGCGTATGAACGCCATGCTCCAAGAAATGCTCCAACCGCGTGCGGAGCCGCCGGAGGCAGCCCGCGTCGTGGTCGCACCGCACGCCGGGTGGGTCTACAGCGGAGCCATTGCGGGCGAGGTCTACGCCCGCGTCAGGGTTCCCAAGCGGGTCGTGGTGATGTGTCCGAACCACACCGGCATGGGGGTGCGCCGATCCATCTGGGTGAGCGGTCGCTGGCAGCTCCCCGGTGGCGACGTGATCGTGGATCGCGAGCTGGCAGAGCACGTTCGCGACCACGCCGAGCTCGAAGAAGACCATCTCGCTCACCTTCGAGAGCACGCGGTGGAGGTCCAGTTGCCCTTCCTGCGAGCGCTCAATCCGGACGTTCTGGTGGTGCCCGTCGTCCTGTCCCAGCTTTCACTCCGGGATTGCCACCAGGTGGGTCGCGGGCTCGCTCGGGCCATCCGCGAGGTGGGCCTCGACGACGTGTTGGTGGTCGCCAGCACGGACATGTCCCACTACATCTCGGCGGAGCAGGCACGGCGACGGGACACGTTGGCCCTCGAGCGGCTCCTGGCGCTGGATCCGGACGGCCTCTTCGAGGTCGTGCGGCGAGAGGACATCTCGATGTGCGGCTACATTCCCACCACGGTGGCGCTGGTCGCGGCCTTGGAGCTCGGAGCGTCCCACGCCGAGCTCGTGCGCTACGGCAACTCTGGCGATGTTTCCGGGGACTACGAGGCGGTGGTCGGCTACGCCGGCGCAGTCGTCGTGTGA
- a CDS encoding MBL fold metallo-hydrolase yields MRVTFYGVRGSVPAPGPSTARYGGNTSCVGVSLSDGSLIILDAGTGIRTLGNELVKLPGSTKAHLLLSHTHWDHILGLPFFPPLWQSETHLLVYPLSSDAQERFQRTIFDDIHFPVSANDIPSRIEFEKPTSEDWRIGSARVQRIALNHPGGAQGFRIDDDDGSSLAYLTDNELGVENATQGTRDQLAKFADGASLLIHDSQYLREDMPDKLGWGHSVVDDVLELGVLAEPARLALFHHDPDRSDDALDAIGDHARHWLREHSSETDLVVAREGLTLVLG; encoded by the coding sequence ATGCGGGTGACCTTCTACGGAGTGCGCGGCTCGGTGCCAGCGCCGGGGCCGTCGACCGCACGGTATGGCGGCAATACCTCGTGCGTGGGGGTGAGCCTTTCGGACGGAAGTCTGATCATCCTCGACGCGGGAACTGGCATCCGGACTCTCGGCAACGAGCTGGTGAAGCTCCCCGGCTCGACCAAGGCGCATCTGCTCCTGAGCCACACGCACTGGGACCACATTCTGGGGCTGCCGTTCTTTCCGCCCCTGTGGCAGAGCGAGACCCACCTGCTCGTGTATCCGTTGTCGAGCGACGCGCAAGAGCGCTTCCAGCGCACCATCTTCGACGACATCCATTTTCCGGTGAGCGCGAACGACATTCCTTCGCGCATCGAGTTCGAGAAGCCGACGAGCGAGGACTGGCGCATCGGCTCGGCACGCGTTCAGCGCATCGCGTTGAACCACCCCGGCGGAGCTCAGGGCTTCCGCATCGACGACGACGACGGCTCCTCGCTGGCCTACCTCACGGACAACGAGCTCGGCGTCGAAAACGCCACCCAGGGGACGCGGGATCAGCTGGCGAAATTCGCGGACGGTGCGAGCCTTCTGATCCACGACTCGCAGTACCTGCGGGAGGACATGCCGGACAAGCTCGGTTGGGGTCACTCCGTGGTGGACGACGTGCTGGAGCTGGGCGTCCTGGCGGAGCCGGCGCGCCTCGCGTTGTTCCACCACGACCCGGATCGCAGCGACGACGCGCTGGACGCCATCGGGGATCACGCCCGGCACTGGCTCCGGGAGCATTCCTCGGAGACGGATCTGGTGGTCGCCCGCGAGGGCCTCACGCTCGTTCTCGGTTAG
- a CDS encoding TonB-dependent receptor: MKRASSFLTAICVAACLQLSGGFARADDLADEADLRFQLGAEAYQRGDYKDALSHFLASNRLVPNKNVVFNIARTYEQLRQYPEAYRYYSVALESEKDAGAKRRIGQAMKQLASNVAIIDVETDPPGATLYVDRKDLGPRGESPRQLGLAPGSYKIIAEKQGYEPASHKVERAKVGQVATIRLKLRPILGTVRVEGAATGATARVGDGSFDASCVVPCSLPVPPGRHPVLVEKKGFRTSTVDVRVERDKTITIKPDLAPITGSLVVSTDETGALIEVDGRPEGFTPAIVKVPVGKHVVRVSLPGFRAVERKVELDPEQQEKVEIALTQNEEVIAASRELQSVEDAPSSVSIIPYRELRAMAYPTVAEALRGVRGVYGWDDRSYVSLGVRSLGRLGSYGNRLLVLIDGHPSNDNWLGSSYVGYDARTDLADLERIELVRGPGSVLYGTNAFSGVVNLVTRRAAHTSGEAGVSTNLDGVARARARANLKLGKDAGAWTSVALGRSSGRDFFFPEYVADTPPEIAGHARDVDGFEAATVSGRVWWKFLTAQWFFHRYEKVLPAGEFETVLGDPGTRQTDTRAFVEAKAEPRLSKAVSLLTRVHLNHYRFVGDYVRDPVDGGVETDRFRGTWTGLEQRVVLSPLSGLKLTAGAEGQLHFQVEQEAKDDGGTYLDETGSAGRPYQVGAAYGLLDVTASERLRVSAGARLDAYSTFGRSVNPRVAVITRPYDAGVLKILGGKAFRAPSIYELYYNDGGATQIASPDLSPENIYSAEIEHSHRFSPTVTGTLSVYGNYVTQLIDFEGSGTQAEPLQYQNSKTPLVTYGSEVEVRRDWRQGWMLAVSYGLQQARFLKNDSMKALTSLERDPAKRDVANAPTHLASLKGAVPILSRDVTASTRLSLEGPRFDRYENVGEDPQGRSKTFAIWDVVFSGFEPRWGLHWALGVYNAFDWRYSLPVSAEFRQRALPQSGRTFLASADLTF; encoded by the coding sequence ATGAAACGAGCTTCTTCGTTCCTCACCGCGATCTGCGTCGCGGCCTGCCTACAGCTGTCCGGAGGCTTCGCCCGTGCGGACGATCTGGCGGACGAAGCGGACCTCCGCTTCCAGCTCGGGGCAGAGGCGTACCAGCGGGGTGACTACAAGGACGCGCTGTCGCACTTCTTGGCGTCCAACCGGCTGGTTCCGAACAAGAACGTGGTGTTCAACATCGCGCGGACCTACGAGCAGCTGCGTCAGTACCCGGAAGCGTACCGCTACTACTCCGTGGCACTGGAGAGCGAGAAGGACGCCGGCGCCAAGCGCCGCATCGGCCAAGCGATGAAACAGCTCGCATCGAACGTCGCCATCATCGACGTCGAGACGGATCCGCCAGGCGCCACGCTGTACGTGGATCGCAAGGATCTCGGGCCCCGAGGTGAGAGCCCGCGACAGCTCGGCCTGGCGCCGGGCAGCTACAAGATCATCGCCGAGAAGCAGGGCTACGAGCCGGCGAGCCACAAGGTGGAGCGCGCCAAGGTCGGACAGGTGGCCACGATCCGGCTGAAGCTCCGTCCCATACTCGGCACCGTGCGGGTGGAGGGCGCCGCCACGGGTGCCACCGCCCGCGTGGGCGACGGCAGCTTCGACGCGAGCTGCGTGGTGCCATGCTCACTGCCCGTACCCCCCGGGCGCCATCCCGTCTTGGTGGAGAAGAAGGGCTTCCGCACCTCCACGGTCGACGTGCGGGTGGAGCGTGACAAGACCATCACCATCAAGCCGGATCTGGCTCCGATAACGGGATCCCTGGTGGTGAGCACGGACGAAACCGGAGCCTTGATCGAGGTGGATGGTCGCCCCGAAGGGTTCACTCCCGCCATCGTTAAGGTGCCCGTGGGCAAGCACGTGGTGCGCGTCAGCTTGCCGGGGTTTCGTGCGGTGGAGCGCAAGGTCGAGCTCGACCCGGAGCAGCAGGAGAAAGTCGAGATCGCGCTGACCCAGAACGAAGAGGTCATCGCTGCGTCTCGAGAGCTGCAGAGCGTCGAAGACGCACCGAGCTCGGTGAGCATCATTCCCTACCGCGAGCTCCGGGCGATGGCCTATCCGACCGTTGCGGAGGCGCTTCGGGGCGTGCGTGGCGTCTATGGCTGGGACGACCGCTCCTACGTTTCGCTCGGGGTGCGGTCCCTCGGGCGTCTTGGGAGCTACGGCAATCGGCTTCTGGTGCTGATCGACGGGCACCCCTCGAACGACAACTGGCTCGGCTCGAGCTACGTGGGCTACGACGCTCGAACGGACCTGGCGGATCTCGAGCGCATCGAGCTGGTTCGCGGTCCCGGGTCCGTGCTGTACGGCACCAACGCGTTCTCCGGAGTGGTGAACTTGGTCACGCGCCGCGCCGCCCACACCAGCGGCGAGGCGGGCGTGTCCACCAACTTGGACGGCGTGGCGCGTGCTCGGGCGCGGGCCAATCTGAAGCTGGGCAAGGACGCGGGCGCGTGGACCAGCGTGGCGCTCGGGCGATCGAGCGGTCGCGACTTCTTCTTCCCGGAGTACGTTGCGGACACTCCGCCGGAGATTGCCGGTCATGCTCGGGACGTCGACGGTTTCGAAGCGGCCACCGTCTCCGGGCGCGTTTGGTGGAAGTTCCTGACCGCTCAGTGGTTCTTTCACCGATACGAAAAGGTGCTCCCGGCGGGGGAGTTCGAGACCGTCCTCGGGGACCCCGGGACGCGCCAGACGGATACTCGTGCTTTTGTCGAAGCCAAGGCAGAGCCGCGTCTGTCGAAGGCGGTGTCGCTGCTCACCCGTGTGCACCTGAACCACTACCGGTTCGTCGGTGACTACGTGCGGGACCCGGTAGACGGGGGCGTGGAAACGGATCGCTTCCGCGGCACCTGGACCGGGCTCGAGCAACGCGTGGTGCTGTCGCCGCTCTCTGGACTGAAGCTGACGGCCGGCGCCGAGGGGCAGCTCCACTTTCAGGTCGAGCAGGAGGCGAAGGACGACGGCGGAACCTACCTGGACGAGACCGGCAGCGCGGGACGTCCGTACCAAGTGGGTGCGGCCTACGGCCTCTTGGACGTCACCGCGTCGGAGCGCCTGCGGGTGTCCGCGGGGGCGCGGCTGGACGCCTACTCCACCTTTGGCCGCTCGGTGAACCCGCGGGTGGCGGTGATCACTCGCCCGTACGACGCCGGCGTGCTCAAGATATTGGGCGGCAAGGCGTTTCGCGCGCCGAGCATCTACGAGCTCTACTACAACGACGGCGGTGCCACGCAGATCGCGAGCCCGGATCTGTCCCCGGAGAACATCTACTCCGCGGAGATCGAGCACAGCCACCGCTTCTCTCCGACCGTCACCGGAACCCTGTCGGTGTACGGCAACTACGTGACCCAGTTGATCGACTTCGAGGGCTCGGGCACGCAAGCGGAACCGCTGCAATACCAGAACTCGAAGACGCCGCTGGTGACCTACGGCAGCGAGGTCGAGGTGCGCAGGGATTGGCGCCAAGGCTGGATGCTGGCGGTGAGCTACGGACTTCAGCAGGCCCGCTTCTTGAAGAACGACAGCATGAAGGCGCTGACCTCGCTCGAGAGGGACCCGGCGAAGCGTGACGTGGCCAATGCGCCCACCCACCTCGCGTCGCTCAAGGGCGCGGTCCCCATTCTGTCGCGCGACGTGACCGCGTCGACGCGGCTCAGTCTGGAAGGGCCGCGCTTCGACCGCTACGAGAACGTGGGGGAGGACCCGCAGGGGCGCAGCAAGACGTTTGCGATCTGGGACGTGGTCTTCAGCGGCTTCGAGCCCCGGTGGGGGCTGCATTGGGCCCTGGGCGTGTACAACGCCTTCGACTGGCGCTACTCGCTGCCGGTCAGCGCGGAGTTCCGTCAGCGGGCGTTGCCGCAGAGCGGGCGCACGTTCCTGGCCTCCGCCGACCTGACCTTCTAA
- a CDS encoding protein kinase — translation MGAAVSKSAPPGSPVAIGDVIAEKYRVDEVVAMGGMGIVVAAQHMQLGQRVAIKVLLPSELTEEPHAVERFLREARAAAGLSSDHVVRIYDVGTLHDGLPYMVMELLKGQDLRRLVKTKGPLPVDVAVDYVCQACDAVGEAHELGIVHRDLKPSNLFLTQRRDGTPLVKVVDFGISKALADSASVELTTSSVMMGSPLYMSPEQVRDARSVDHRTDVWAFGVILYQLLTGKPPFNGDSLPAVCAAIAADPPSPIRRADVPEQLMRVIGRCLAKNPEARYQSVAELQEALAPWALAEAPVSGPERAEVDPPLDPSVDPEGATVSYNRLLQNRDALRAAPTGVTEAPLAATVGREPNSATLPKLALGLLAAVILGVVLAFVIQRQDAPKVTPTVEAVAQPAPPPVATQAAPLPTPTPSAEPAPEAPSASALPARQAPRVVVPAAKPKPTAAPTPAPDIRLKR, via the coding sequence ATGGGTGCAGCAGTTTCCAAGTCCGCTCCTCCGGGCTCGCCCGTCGCCATCGGTGACGTCATCGCGGAAAAGTACCGCGTCGACGAAGTCGTCGCGATGGGCGGAATGGGCATCGTCGTGGCTGCACAGCACATGCAGCTCGGGCAACGCGTGGCGATCAAGGTGCTGCTTCCGAGCGAGCTCACCGAAGAGCCCCACGCCGTCGAGCGCTTCCTGCGCGAGGCGCGCGCCGCCGCCGGGCTCAGCAGCGACCACGTCGTGCGTATCTACGACGTGGGCACCCTGCACGACGGTCTGCCGTACATGGTGATGGAGCTGCTCAAGGGGCAAGATCTGCGGCGGCTGGTCAAGACCAAGGGACCGCTGCCGGTGGATGTCGCGGTGGACTACGTGTGCCAAGCCTGCGACGCCGTGGGCGAGGCGCACGAGCTCGGCATCGTGCATCGAGACCTGAAGCCATCGAACCTGTTCCTGACGCAGCGGCGGGACGGCACGCCGCTCGTGAAGGTGGTGGACTTCGGCATCTCCAAGGCGCTGGCGGATTCCGCCAGCGTGGAGCTGACCACGTCCAGCGTGATGATGGGCTCGCCGCTGTACATGTCGCCGGAGCAGGTGCGAGACGCGCGCAGCGTGGATCACCGCACCGACGTCTGGGCCTTTGGTGTCATCCTGTACCAGCTGCTCACGGGAAAGCCGCCCTTCAACGGTGACAGCTTGCCTGCCGTGTGCGCCGCCATCGCAGCGGACCCGCCCTCTCCGATTCGTCGCGCCGACGTACCGGAACAGCTGATGCGCGTGATCGGGCGGTGCTTGGCGAAGAATCCAGAGGCGCGCTACCAGAGCGTGGCGGAGCTGCAAGAGGCTCTTGCACCATGGGCTCTGGCGGAGGCGCCCGTGAGCGGGCCCGAGCGTGCGGAGGTGGACCCGCCGCTAGACCCCAGCGTCGACCCCGAAGGGGCGACGGTCAGCTACAACCGGCTGCTGCAAAACCGCGACGCTCTGCGCGCCGCCCCCACCGGCGTGACGGAAGCGCCGTTGGCGGCGACGGTCGGTCGCGAGCCGAACAGCGCTACCCTGCCCAAGCTCGCTCTGGGGCTGCTGGCCGCAGTGATTCTCGGAGTGGTGTTGGCGTTCGTGATCCAACGCCAAGACGCGCCCAAGGTCACCCCCACGGTGGAAGCGGTGGCGCAGCCCGCTCCGCCGCCCGTCGCCACGCAAGCCGCTCCGCTGCCGACACCGACGCCGAGCGCGGAGCCAGCGCCTGAAGCGCCCAGCGCAAGCGCACTGCCGGCCCGACAAGCGCCTCGCGTCGTCGTGCCTGCCGCCAAGCCCAAACCCACTGCTGCTCCAACCCCCGCTCCCGATATTCGCCTCAAGCGCTGA
- a CDS encoding protein kinase, with translation MTESRPPSTGDVLAGKYRVERVLGEGGMGVVVAATHLELDQQVALKFMHENVVEVGLERFLREAKAVAKLKSEYVARVMDVGKLDGGAPYIVMEYLEGEDLADMLDRGALPVEQAVDLVLQAAVALAEAHSRGIVHRDIKPRNLFLTRRPDGAPLLKVLDFGISKMPAGEADGSSTQTGATIGSPSYMSPEQVRSSKDVDARTDVWSLGAVLYQLLTGRLPFVAHTVPDMFVAILHGDLTPASSVAPSVPVALDAVIAQCLAKERAQRFATMAELAQALEPFASPDGRLLVRSTVKLLGGVEATRLTPMPTRPSAPAGGAEMGPTTPGVSVSQAPAPPNRRSLLVGAGVGAVVLLGLGAVVLMKSGGSERAAASAAAAIESVAPEPTASSTPEPEVSAPPAASVVPEAGVAPEVSAEPAVTEPKPVVAVKPKPAPVAKPAPTPKPAATPKPKPPEDDPFGTVQ, from the coding sequence GTGACCGAAAGCAGGCCGCCCAGCACCGGCGACGTCTTGGCCGGGAAGTATCGCGTCGAGCGTGTGCTCGGCGAGGGCGGCATGGGCGTGGTGGTCGCGGCGACGCACCTCGAGCTGGACCAGCAGGTGGCGCTGAAGTTCATGCACGAGAACGTGGTGGAGGTCGGGCTCGAGCGCTTCTTGCGCGAGGCGAAGGCCGTCGCCAAGCTGAAGAGCGAGTACGTGGCGCGGGTGATGGACGTCGGCAAGCTCGACGGCGGCGCGCCCTACATCGTGATGGAGTACCTGGAGGGGGAGGACCTCGCGGACATGCTCGACCGCGGGGCGCTGCCGGTGGAGCAGGCGGTGGATCTCGTGCTGCAGGCCGCCGTGGCACTGGCGGAGGCGCACAGCCGCGGCATCGTGCATCGGGACATCAAGCCGCGAAACTTGTTCCTCACGCGCAGACCCGACGGCGCGCCCCTGCTCAAGGTGCTCGACTTCGGCATTTCCAAGATGCCGGCGGGCGAGGCGGATGGATCTTCCACGCAGACGGGCGCGACCATCGGCTCGCCTTCGTACATGTCGCCGGAGCAGGTGCGCTCCAGCAAGGACGTGGACGCGCGGACGGACGTGTGGTCGCTCGGAGCAGTGCTGTATCAACTGCTCACCGGGCGGCTTCCCTTCGTGGCGCATACGGTGCCCGACATGTTCGTGGCGATCTTGCACGGGGACCTGACGCCGGCGAGCAGCGTCGCGCCGTCGGTGCCGGTGGCCCTCGACGCGGTGATCGCCCAGTGCTTGGCCAAGGAACGCGCGCAGCGCTTCGCCACCATGGCAGAGCTGGCGCAAGCGCTCGAGCCCTTTGCATCACCGGATGGACGCTTGCTCGTGCGTTCCACCGTGAAGCTGCTCGGCGGCGTCGAAGCCACGCGCTTGACGCCCATGCCCACCCGGCCTTCGGCGCCGGCCGGCGGCGCGGAAATGGGCCCGACCACTCCGGGGGTCAGCGTGAGCCAGGCGCCGGCGCCGCCGAACCGCCGCTCTCTCTTGGTCGGCGCGGGGGTCGGCGCGGTGGTGCTCTTGGGGCTCGGCGCCGTGGTGCTGATGAAGAGCGGCGGGAGCGAACGCGCCGCGGCGAGCGCGGCGGCGGCCATCGAGTCGGTGGCACCGGAGCCGACCGCGAGTAGCACGCCCGAGCCGGAGGTCAGCGCGCCGCCGGCGGCCAGCGTCGTCCCCGAAGCCGGCGTAGCGCCCGAAGTGAGCGCGGAGCCGGCGGTCACCGAGCCGAAGCCAGTGGTGGCAGTCAAGCCCAAGCCCGCGCCGGTCGCCAAGCCTGCGCCCACCCCCAAACCCGCGGCCACCCCCAAACCGAAGCCGCCGGAAGACGATCCCTTCGGAACCGTGCAATGA